In Flavobacteriales bacterium, a genomic segment contains:
- a CDS encoding MarR family transcriptional regulator, translating to MKREETIDFQVKALWHSIARMYNEEAEKYGGTLTIAYVLLNVDSEGTPSTMLGPRIGMEPTSLSRTLKNMEEKGLIDRKPNPADGRGVLVSLTREGKRKRQVSKDAVVNFNERVRTVVPDADMKAFFKVMDAIQTLINEKQIHLTDA from the coding sequence ATGAAAAGAGAAGAAACCATTGATTTCCAGGTTAAGGCGCTTTGGCACAGCATTGCTCGGATGTATAACGAGGAGGCTGAAAAGTACGGGGGAACGTTGACCATTGCCTACGTTTTGCTCAACGTGGATTCGGAAGGAACGCCTTCAACGATGTTGGGGCCGCGCATTGGGATGGAGCCCACGAGCTTGTCGCGCACCTTGAAGAACATGGAGGAAAAAGGCCTGATCGACCGCAAACCGAATCCGGCCGACGGGCGCGGAGTGCTGGTGTCGCTGACGCGCGAAGGAAAGCGCAAACGTCAGGTGTCGAAAGACGCGGTGGTCAACTTCAATGAGCGGGTACGGACGGTGGTTCCGGATGCCGATATGAAGGCCTTCTTTAAAGTCATGGATGCCATTCAAACGCTGATCAACGAAAAGCAAATA